One window from the genome of Amaranthus tricolor cultivar Red isolate AtriRed21 chromosome 9, ASM2621246v1, whole genome shotgun sequence encodes:
- the LOC130823843 gene encoding protein MAIN-LIKE 2-like, giving the protein MDLAAPGPLDPSVLTMQANHRSSVLWDVQVSDTETMYTRHLDSAPWAIDAWIVPYLQHARLHDFHLIAYGRVDRALVTALVERWRQETHTFHLPIGEATVTLLDVAALTRLPIEGHAVCIDGRQFESWEDKVQRLLGVRPPAEVTKGSSLRVTWLAQNFSHLPEGADDANVERYARAYLLYLIGAVLFSDKTGNRVLRLFGDESFRQECSMNLIKNKQPIIFKKGCCYRTFNTIATMFNKFISNYILHSLS; this is encoded by the exons ATGGATCTAGCAGCTCCAGGCCCGCTCGACCCTAGTGTCCTTACGATGCAGGCGAATCATAGGAGCAGTGTGCTATGGGATGTACAG GTGTCCGATACGGAAACCATGTACACCAGGCATCTCGATTCAGCTCCGTGGGCGATTGACGCATGGATCGTCCCGTACCTTCAGCATGCGAGGTTGCATGACTTCCACCTGATCGCGTACGGGAGAGTCGATCGGGCGCTAgtcacggctttagtcgagcggtggcgccaggagactcataccttccacctacctataggtgaggctaccgtcacgttacttgacgtagctgcgcttacacggcttcccatcgagggacatgccgtGTGCATCGATGGACGCCAATTCGAAAGCTGGGAAGACAAAGTCCAAAGACTATTAGGAGTCCGACCTCCGGCTGAGGTAACCAAAGGGAGTAGCCtgcgcgtaacatggcttgcacaaaacttctcgcacctccctgaaggtgctgatgacGCCAACGTTGAGAGATATGCTAGGGCGTATCTCTTGTATCTAATTGGtgctgtcttgttctccgacaagactggcaaccgagtactcagacttttcggcgatgaatcattccgccaagaatgtagtatgaatttaatcaaaaacaaacaaccaatcatattcaaaaaggGATGTTGCTATAGGACATTCAACACAATTGCAACCATGTTCAACAAattcatatcaaattacatacttcattcgttaagttaa